The Henckelia pumila isolate YLH828 chromosome 2, ASM3356847v2, whole genome shotgun sequence genome includes a window with the following:
- the LOC140880048 gene encoding ATP-dependent zinc metalloprotease FTSH 8, mitochondrial-like, with amino-acid sequence MFSRIGRHVYRSLYSRGANSGVYGVRSAILSELTNGNGRHLRADNGLGFARRYLTSVGAGKHVENFAILKELNSLLASPRLRRLFCSGAPKKSKYENYYPRKKKEIPDGNNHKSEAKEDSSSSEHGNNPNILKFLTPLLLIGFVLMSLLSTPQSQKQISFQEFQNKLLEPGLVDHIVISNKSIAKVYVKNLPNNNKVTNGNTVPGDTNGRNASRYLYYFTIGSIESFEEKLEEAQEALGIDHHNYVPVTYDSQTNFFQEFMKFGPTLLLLGTLIYMGRNSGFSVGGPGGRVGRGLFSIGKAPITKMDKNAKNKVFFKDVAGCDEAKQEIMEFVHFLKNPKKYEELGAKIPRGALLVGPPGTGKTLLAKATAGESGVPFFSISGSDFMEMFVGVGPARVRSLFLEARQSAPCIVFIDEIDAIGRARGRGAFSGSHDERESTLNQLLVEMDGFGTASGVVVLAGTNRPDILDNALLRPGRFDRQISIDKPDIKGRDQIFRIYLNKLKLDKEPSYYSERLAALTPGFAGADIANVCNEAALIAARNDSLIITMQHFEAAIDRVIGGLEKKNKVVSKIERRTVAYHESGHAVAGWFLEHAEPLLKVTIVPRGTAALGFAQYVPNENLLMTKEQLLDITCMTLGGRAAEEVLLGRISTGAQNDLEKVTKMTYAQVAVYGFSEKVGLLSFPQREDGFETSKPYSSKTAAIIDNEVREWVGKAYSRTIQLIKEHKEHVSQIAELLLEKEVLHQEDLVQVLGERPFVSTEPTNYDRFKKGFIEDKETSESVDSKKTMQDDGSGPSRSSSLEPGFVPA; translated from the exons ATGTTTTCTCGAATCGGACGCCATGTTTATCGATCATTATACAGTCGA GGTGCTAATTCCGGTGTTTATGGAGTGAGGTCGGCCATTTTGAGTGAATTAACGAACGGAAATGGGCGTCATTTACGCGCGGATAATGGGTTAGGGTTTGCGAGGAGATATTTGACCTCCGTTGGAGCTGGTAAGCATGTTGAGAATTTTGCGATTTTGAAGGAACTAAACTCGCTTCTTGCCAGCCCGAGGCTTCGACGGCTGTTTTGCAGTGGTGCCCCCAAGAAAAGTA AATATGAAAACTATTATCCGAGGAAGAAGAAAGAAATTCCTGACGGAAATAATCACAAATCTGAGGCAAAAG AGGACTCGAGTTCCAGTGAGCATGGGAACAATCCCAATATACTTAAATTTCTTACACCATTGCTGCTGATAGGATTTGTTCTCATGTCCCTTCTTTCAACTCCTCAATCTCAGAAGCAG ATAAGTTTCCAAGAGTTCCAGAACAAGCTACTTGAGCCTGGTTTGGTGGATCACATTGTTATTTCTAATAAGTCAATCGCAAAAGTATACGTGAAGAATTTGCCAAATAATAACAAAGTTACCAACGGCAACACTGTACCTGGTGATACTAATGGTAGAAATGCGAGTCGCTATTTATATTATTTCACTATTGGAAGCATTGAATCGTTTGAGGAGAAGCTGGAGGAAGCACAGGAGGCACTTGGAATCGACCATCACAATTATGTTCCCGTCACATACGATTCTCAAACGAATTTTTTCCAAGAGTTTATGAAGTTTGGTCCGACATTGTTGCTTCTTGGAACCCTTATCTACATGGGACGGAATAGTGGATTTAGTGTTGGAGGTCCAGGTGGAAGGGTTGGTCGGGGATTATTCAGTATTGGCAAAGCACCTATCACAAAAATGGATAAAAATGCCAAAAATAAG GTCTTTTTCAAAGATGTGGCTGGATGTGACGAGGCAAAACAAGAGATAATGGAGTTTGtgcattttctgaaaaatcccaaaaaatATGAGGAGCTGGGAGCAAAAATTCCAAGAGGTGCGCTTCTTGTTGGACCTCCGGGAACTGGAAAGACACTTCTTGCTAAAGCAACAGCAGGAGAGTCTGGTGTTCCTTTTTTCTCCATATCTGGATCAGATTTCATGGAGATGTTTGTTGGAGTTGGACCTGCAAGGGTCCGAAGCTTATTTCTAGAAGCAAGACAATCTGCACCATgtatagtctttattgatgaaatTGATGCAATAGGTCGAGCAAGAGGTCGTGGGGCATTTTCTGGAAGCCATGATGAGCGTGAGAGTACATTAAATCAGTTGCTTGTGGAAATGGATGGATTTGGAACTGCTTCTGGCGTTGTGGTTCTTGCTGGCACTAATCGGCCTGATATATTGGACAATGCTTTGTTAAGGCCTGGAAGATTTGATCGTCAAATCTCCATTGATAAGCCAGACATCAAGGGCCGTGATCAGATTTTTCGCATCTATTTGAATAAATTGAAACTTGATAAGGAGCCATCATATTACTCCGAGAGGCTTGCGGCCCTTACTCCTGGATTTGCTGGGGCTGACATTGCTAATGTGTGTAATGAAGCTGCTTTAATTGCAGCGAGGAATGATAGTCTGATAATCACGATGCAACATTTTGAGGCTGCTATTGATCGTGTTATAGGGGGTCttgagaagaagaacaag GTTGTTAGCAAGATCGAGAGACGAACCGTGGCTTACCATGAATCTGGCCATGCTGTTGCTGGTTGGTTCCTTGAACATGCTGAACCATTGCTCAAAGTCACAATTGTCCCTCGTGGTACAGCTGCCCTTGGGTTTGCGCAGTATGTTCCAAATGAAAATCTTCTGATGACCAAAGAACAGCTTCTTGATATAACCTGCATGACTCTCGGCGGGCGGGCAGCAGAGGAG GTTTTGCTGGGGAGGATCTCAACAGGAGCCCAAAATGATTTGGAGAAAGTCACGAAGATGACCTATGCCCAGGTTGCCGTTTATGGTTTCAGCGAAAAAGTTGGCCTTCTTTCGTTCCCCCAAAGGGAGGATGGCTTTGAAACGAGCAAACCCTACAGCAGTAAAACTGCCGCCATAATTGACAACGAAGTTAGAGAATGGGTAGGGAAGGCTTACAGCCGCACAATTCAACTGATAAAGGAGCacaaagagcatgtttctcagaTAGCTGAACTATTACTGGAGAAAGAGGTATTACATCAAGAAGACTTGGTACAGGTACTAGGTGAGCGTCCATTCGTGAGTACCGAGCCAACTAACTATGACAGATTCAAGAAAGGTTTCATAGAAGATAAAGAAACCAGTGAATCCGTTGATAGTAAGAAAACTATGCAGGACGATGGATCAGGTCCATCAAGATCATCTTCTCTTGAACCTGGCTTCGTGCCTGCTTAA
- the LOC140881739 gene encoding suppressor of disruption of TFIIS: MDYEDRYRQVQRPKYDCLLFDLDDTLYSLSSGLATAVLKNIQDYMIEKLGIEQSKIPDLCNLLYKNYGTTMAGLRAIGYDFDYDEYHGFVHGRLPYENLKPDSVLRSLLLSLPQRKVIFTNADKEHAIKALSRLGLEDCFEGIICFETLNPTHKHAASDDEDEIEFLGTNQSSGAFTYSPRKIFDIIGHCTQANTVVVSSGLPKTPVVCKPSESAIERALKIANIDPNRTLFFEDSIRNIQSGKRIGLDTVLVGKSQRVKGSDYALESIHNLREAIPELWEAEKHAEVNYSGVPLEASVIA, from the exons ATGGACTACGAAGACAGGTATAGACAGGTTCAGAGGCCAAAATATGACTGCCTTCTCTTTG atcttgATGATACCCTTTACTCGTTAAGTTCTGGTCTTGCTACTGCTGTTCTTAAGAACATTCAAG ATTACATGATCGAGAAGTTGGGTATAGAACAAAGCAAAATCCCTGATTTATGTAATCTACTTTACAAGAATTATGGTACAACAATGGCTGGTCTAAGG GCAATTGGCTATGACTTTGACTATGATGAATATCACGG TTTTGTACATGGGAGATTGCCTTATGAAAATCTCAAGCCCGACTCTGTACTGCGAAGCCTTCTTCTAAGCTTACCCCAACGGAAAGTT ATATTTACAAATGCTGATAAGGAGCATGCTATTAAAGCTCTTAGTAGACTTGGTTTGGAAGACTGTTTTGAAGGGATCATTTGCTTTGAAACTCTTAATCCTACACACAAACACGCAGCGTCCGATGatgaggacgaaatcgaatttCTGGGAACCAATCAATCTTCTGGTGCTTTCACATATAGCCCTCGAAAAATTTTCGACATTATTGGACATTGTACTCAGGCCAATACAGTAGTAGTATCATCCGGATTGCCGAAGACACCAGTTGTCTGTAAACCATCAGAATCTGCTATCGAAAGGGCTCTCAAAATCGCGAACATTGATCCCAACAGAACT TTATTCTTTGAGGATAGTATTCGCAATATCCAGTCCGGGAAACGAATAGGCCTCGACACCGTGCTG GTTGGGAAATCCCAGAGAGTGAAGGGGTCAGATTATGCATTGGAAAGTATTCATAATCTTCGGGAAGCGATACCGGAGCTGTGGGAAGCCGAAAAACATGCCGAAGTTAACTATTCCGGGGTGCCACTTGAGGCTTCTGTTATAGCTTAG
- the LOC140883960 gene encoding uncharacterized protein At5g02240, with amino-acid sequence MSNFGKRTVLVTGAAGRTGRIVYQKLKEKSDEYVARGLVRTEESKETIGGADDIYVADIRNAESLVPVFEGVDVLIILTSAVPKMKPGFDPAKGGRPEFYFEDGAFPEQVDWIGQKNQIDTAIAAGVKHIILVGSMGGTNPDHPLNSLANGNILIWKRKAEQYLSESGIPYTIIRAGGLQDKEGGLRELLVGKDDELLQTETKTIPRADLAEVCIQALNFEELKFKAFDLASVPEGRSAPTKDFKALFSQVTARF; translated from the exons ATGTCGAATTTTGGCAAAAGGACTGTTCTTGTTACGGGTGCTGCTGGTAGAACAG GACGAATTGTTTATCAGAAATTGAAGGAGAAATCTGATGAGTATGTTGCTCGAGGATTGGTGAGAACAGAGGAGAGCAAGGAAACAATTGGGGGAGCCGATGATATTTATGTGGCAGATATAAGGAATGCCGAGAGCCTTGTTCCAGTATTTGAAGGTGTCGATGTTCTTATAATTCTAACAAGTGCTGTACCGAAAATGAAACCAGGGTTTGACCCTGCAAAAGGGGGAAGGCCCGagttttattttgaagatggagCATTCCCTGAACAG GTGGACTGGATCGGACAAAAGAACCAAATAGATACTG CCATTGCTGCTGGAGTGAAGCATATCATATTGGTCGGTTCAATGGGAGGAACAAATCCAGATCATCCATTGAATAGCCTTGCAAATGGGAATATATTG ATCTGGAAGAGAAAAGCAGAGCAGTATTTGTCCGAGTCAGGAATCCCGTACACTATTATCAG AGCTGGAGGCTTGCAAGATAAAGAAGGTGGACTAAGAGAGCTACTCGTTGGAAAGGATGATGAGCTTCTTCAAACTGAAACAAAGACAATTCCAAGAGCTGATCTTGCAGAAGTTTGCATCCAG GCACTGAACTTTGAGGAGCTGAAATTTAAAGCATTTGACTTGGCTTCGGTACCTGAGGGAAGGAGCGCACCGACTAAGGATTTCAAGGCTCTATTTTCCCAAGTCACCGCTCGTTTCTGA